The genome window catgctgtggaatgccgattctgggctcgggaaacaagcacggactggtgggaccgcatagtgttgtaggtctgggacgattcccagtggctgcgaaactttcgcatgcgtaagggcactttcatggaactttgtgacttgctttcccctgccctgaagtgcatgaataccaagatgagagcagccctcacagttgagaagcgagtggcgatagccctgtggaagcttgcaacgccagacagctaccggtcagttgggaatcaatttggagtgggcaaatctactgttggggctgctgtgatgcaagtagcccacgcaatcaaagatctgctgatatcaagggtagtgaccctgggaaatgtgcaggtcatagtggatggctttgctgcaatgggattccctaactgtggtggggccatagacagaacccatatccctatcttggcaccggagcaccaagccgccgagtacataaaccgcaaggggtacttttcaatagtgctgcaagctctggtggatcacaagggatgtttcaccaacatcaacgtgggatggccgggaaaggtacatgacgctcgcatcttcaggaactctggtctgtttcaaaagctgcaggaagggactttattcccagaccagaaaataacggttggggatgttgaaatgcctatatgtatccttggggacccagcctaccccttaatgccatggctcatgaagccgtacacaggcagcctggacagtagtcaggagctgttcaactacaggctgagcaagtgcaaaatggtggtagaatgtgcatttggacgtttaaaggtgcgctggcgcagtttactgactcgcttagacctcagcgaaaccaatattcccactgttattactgcttgctgtgtgctccaccatatctgtgagagtaagggggagacgtttatggtggggtgggagattgaggcaaatcgcctggctgctggttacgtgcagccagacaccagggcggttagaagagcacaggagggcgcggtatgcatcagagaagctttgaaaaccagtttcatgactggccaggctacggtgtgaaagttctgtttgtttcaccttgatgaaaccccccgccccttggttcactctacttccctgtaagctaaccaccttcccctcctccctttgatcaccgcttgcagaggcaataaagtcattgttgcttcacatttatgcattctttattcattcatcacacaaatagggggatgactaccaaggtagcccaggaggggtggtggaggagggaaggaaaatgccacacagcactttaaaagtttacaactttaaaatttattgaatgccagccttctgttttttggacaatcctctgtggtggagtggctggttggccggaggcccccccaccgcgttcttgggcgtctgggtgtggaggctatggaacttggggaggagggcggttggttacacaggggctgtagtggcagtctgtgctccagctgcctttgctgcagctcaaccatacactggagcatactggtttgattctccagcagcctcagcattgaatcctgcctcctctcatcatgctgctgccacatttgagcttcagccctgtcttcagcccgccacttactctcttcagcccgccatttactctcttcagcccgccacctctccttctggtcattttgtgctttcctgcactctgacattatttgcctccacgcattcgtctgtgctctgtcagtgtgggaggacagcatgagctcggagaacatttcatcgcgagtgtgtttttttttctttctaatcttcactagcctctgggaaggagaagatcctgtgatcattgaaacacatgcagctggtggagaaaaaaaaaaagggacagcggtatttaaaaagacacattttataaaacagtggctacactctttcagggtaaaccttgctgttaacattacatacatagcacatgtgctttcgttacaaggtcgcattttgcctcccctcaccgcgtggctaccccctcaaccctccccccccccgtggctaacagcgggaaacatttctgttcagccacaggcaaacagcccagcaggaacgggcacctctgagtgtcccctgaagaaaagcaccctatttcaaccaggtgaccatgaatgatatctcactctcctgaggataacacagagagataaagaacggatgttgtttgaacgccagcaaacatacactgcaatgctttgttgtacaatgattcccgagtacgtgttactggcctggagtggtaaagtgtcctaccatggaggacgcaataaggctgccctccccagaaaccttttgcaaaggctttaggagtacatccaggagagccgcgaatgccagggcaaattaatcctttcacatgcttgcttttaaaccatgtatagtattttaaaaggtacactcaccggaggtcccttctgcgcctgccgggtccaggaggcagccttgggtgggttcggggggtactggctccaggtccagggtgagaaacagttcctggctgtcgggaaaaccggtttctccgcttgcttgctgtgagctatctacaacctcatcatcatcatcatcttcgtcgtCCCCAAAAcgtgcttctgtgttgcctccatctccactgaaggagtcaaacaacatggctggggtagtggtggctgaaccccctaaaatggcatgcagctcatcatagaagcggcatgtttggggctctgacccggagcggccgttcgcctctctggttttctggtaggcttgcctcagctccttaagtttcacgcggcactgcttcgggtccctgttatggcctctgtccttcatgccctgggagattttgacaaaggttttggcatttcgaaaactggaacggagttctgatagcacggattcctctccccatacagtgatcagatcccgtacctcccgttcggtccatgctggagctctcttgctattctgggactccatcatggtcacctctgctgatgagctctgcatggtcacctgcagcttgccacgctggccaaacaggaaatgagattcaaaagttcgcggttcttttcctgtctacctggccagtgcatctgagttgagagtgctgtctagagcggtcacaatggagcactctgggatagctcccggaggccaataccgtcgaattgtgtccacagtaccccaaattcgacccggcaaggccgatttaagcactaatccacttgtcaggggtggagtaaggaaatcgattttaagagccctttaagttgaaaaaaagggcttcatcgtgtggacgggtgcaggtttacatcgattttacgctgctaaattcgacctaaagtcctagtgtagaccagggcttaggacaGTACAGCTtagcccccttcccacccaggaATAGCGATTCTAGTAGAAGCACATTTACGCCAGCGTGACCGCGTCCACACTAGGGGACGTTGTACCACTAGAATGACCTCATGCAAGCGGTACAACTTGTGTGTGTGGACATGGCCTTAAGAAGTGCTGCTGCTTTGGCTATTAACACTGGATAGAACGAGGCCCACGCCTGAATCGCTGTCAATACCGGTTTTTATTTGTATCACTAAAACAAGGGAAACTTGCCAGGTATTGCTGCCCTTACCCTAGTATCCGATGGCCTCACAATctgaaatgtatttattctcacagcaCCCTGGAAGGTAGAGCGGTGtcgttatccccattgtacagatggggaaactgaggcacagagcagctaagtgacttgcccaaggtcacacaagaagtctgtggtacaacagggacttgaactcaggtctccaagTCCTAGACCACCAGGCCATCCTTCTCCTGCCATGAGTAACTTTTCTGGCTACTGTTTCATGCAACATCACACGTCCTAAGATATTTACAAGGGTCTAGAAGGCGCCGGCTCTAGGATGGGATTGTACAAGGTGATTAGGGAGGATTTTGTTCCTTCTACCTGGTTTTATGAACACTGACACCAAGCAtccaaaaaccatgagtcagccccccccccccccccaaaatgagattggcttaaaaattagGAGTTTTTTAGAAATAATATTTGGGGTTCTTCTGATTTGCCTTCTGGTGAATGAAAGGGATGGAGGCTGACGGGGAGACAGAATGGGGGGGTCTGAGGGAGGGAATGAACGGGGGACAGAGGCTTGGGGGACTGAGGCTGGTGGAGACTCAGTGGAGGACACATAGGACAGGGTCTGAAGATGAACTGAGAAGTGGGTAACGGATGGCAGGGGAGGAATATTGGGATGACCCAGTACTGAGCCGA of Caretta caretta isolate rCarCar2 chromosome 19, rCarCar1.hap1, whole genome shotgun sequence contains these proteins:
- the LOC125624800 gene encoding uncharacterized protein LOC125624800; this encodes MQSSSAEVTMMESQNSKRAPAWTEREVRDLITVWGEESVLSELRSSFRNAKTFVKISQGMKDRGHNRDPKQCRVKLKELRQAYQKTREANGRSGSEPQTCRFYDELHAILGGSATTTPAMLFDSFSGDGGNTEARFGDDEDDDDDEVVDSSQQASGETGFPDSQELFLTLDLEPVPPEPTQGCLLDPAGAEGTSAACVSMITGSSPSQRLVKIRKKKKHTRDEMFSELMLSSHTDRAQTNAWRQIMSECRKAQNDQKERWRAEESKWRAEESKWRAEDRAEAQMWQQHDERRQDSMLRLLENQTSMLQCMVELQQRQLEHRLPLQPLCNQPPSSPSSIASTPRRPRTRWGGLRPTSHSTTEDCPKNRRLAFNKF